A segment of the Campylobacter concisus genome:
ATCACAAACCACATGATAGCTGTGTACAAAATATAAATACTCAAGCTCTTTTAGTCCTAAATTTAATGGACTATTTTGCTTAAATTCCAAAGCGTTCCAACCAATGTGAGGTATTTTTAATGACTTATCGAAATTAGCTTCATTAAATTTTACGACCTCACCAGGCAAAAGAGAGAGCCCCTCATGCTCGCCAAACTCAAAGCTTCGCTCAAATAAAAGCTGCATGCCAAGGCAAATACCAATAAAAGCTTTGCCGCTTTTTACAGCTTCTTTTACGGCTTCGTCCATGCCGTTATTTTTTAGCTTTGTCATCGCCTCACCAAAAGCTCCAACGCCTGGCAAAACAATATGCGAATACTCTTTTAAATTTTCAGGCTTACTTACTAAGGCACATTTTTTGTCAAGAATATCAAAAGCATTTATCACACTTTTGATATTGCCCGCACCATAATCAATAATAGCAATCATCTGTTCTCTTGCCTTTTTACGCTAAAAAGATAAAAGCTAAGTGCTACCATCAGCATCGCCACGCCGCCTATTAGATAGATAGCGTTTATGATATTTTCAGGTACAGTAATAGCAAATTTAAAGACTAGCATAAGCGCTTCGATCGCAAGTGCGATGATAATTGAGCCGATAAATCTCACCATCGTCTTATAAATAACGCTATTTTCTTCGTGATTTTTACCTAAAACCTCTTCTTCAAATATCGTCTTAACAAGATCAAAAATGGCAAGAGCCAGCGTTAAAATGATGGTTGATTCAAAAATTTCTTCGACATTTATATGCTCGATACTTTTTGAGATAAAGCTCTTTACCCCGTGCCAAAATAAAAATGCACAAATCATAAAAAGTGATGCACAAAAGAGCGCATAGACTGTCTTTAAAAATCTACCAAAATGCTCCTCGACAAAGCCGCTA
Coding sequences within it:
- the hisH gene encoding imidazole glycerol phosphate synthase subunit HisH — protein: MIAIIDYGAGNIKSVINAFDILDKKCALVSKPENLKEYSHIVLPGVGAFGEAMTKLKNNGMDEAVKEAVKSGKAFIGICLGMQLLFERSFEFGEHEGLSLLPGEVVKFNEANFDKSLKIPHIGWNALEFKQNSPLNLGLKELEYLYFVHSYHVVCDDKFALAKTTYGYEFTSAVWHENIFGFQPHPEKSHEAGLKILENFARL
- a CDS encoding PDC sensor domain-containing protein, yielding MVIKDIKRFSDTRYKARAYICYLFSRNLPNRLPGVCLENIKAGFDKISHEIENFDALYILDENGVQIEDSISLNEKYKIPKGENRANKAYYYTAVREKRCVLSDPYPSSLNGGLCVTASVPIYNEKNELKFIACIDISLENILNMVDSGFVEEHFGRFLKTVYALFCASLFMICAFLFWHGVKSFISKSIEHINVEEIFESTIILTLALAIFDLVKTIFEEEVLGKNHEENSVIYKTMVRFIGSIIIALAIEALMLVFKFAITVPENIINAIYLIGGVAMLMVALSFYLFSVKRQENR